The genomic segment ATCAATGACAAAATCTGAAAAACAAGATTTTAAGAAGAATCCTGGTAAGTTCAAAGTTAGATACATATTTAGAGATTTCACTTTTGACTTTAAGCCACTTTCTAAAGAAAGTCCGGTAAAATCAAAGGTTTCTCTTCCAAACATTATGATTTCTTCTTACACCTTAGGACTCATTCTAACTTACTACGTTAACTACGGTTTATCTTCCAGAAAGACAGCTGCATTGCTTAAAGATATTCATGATATTAAAATATCTCATCAAGCAATTTTAAACTATGTTAATGCCGTTTCAATTGTAGTTAAGCCATTTATAGATAACTACGATTATAAACTTTCTGACTCTTTCTGCGGCGATGAAACCTACATAAAAGTTAACGGTAAGTGGAACTATATTTTCTTCTTTTTTGATGCTGTTAAAAAGATTATTCTATCTTACAGAGTATCACCACATAGAGATACCGAAACGGCTGTAAAAGCCATCGATGATGTTCTAAGTAAGTTAAAAGAAATACCTGAAGATCTTAATCTTATAACTGATGGTAACCCTATATATCTTCTTGCACAGCACTTCTTTGCAAGCCATAGTATAAAATTCGATGTTACTCAAGTTATAGGCTTAACCAATAAAGATGAAGTTTCAAAAGAATATAGGCCATTGAAGCAAATTATTGAACGTCTTAACCGAACCTTTAAAGGCAATTATAGAGCTACTACTGGCTTCGGAAGTCCTAACGGGTCGGTTGCATTTGTAACTATGTTTGTGGCATACTTTAACTTTCTAAGACCACATTCTGCCCTTGAAGGCAAAACTCCTGTAATCCTTGAAGAGTTAGAGTCAATGTCCAACATGCCTACTAGATGGTGCAAATTTATTGAACTATCTCAAGACTTTGTTCTAAATAACTGTACAATAACTGCCTAATGATCTAAAGCAGTTGGTGAAACGCACCCTTGACACGCCCACAAAGATAAATGGTAAAATATCTCAATAGGCGGGTCTATTAGTCATGTTCAAAATTATCATTCACCCGTCCTTAACTGCCTAAGACCATTTATCTTTAGGTGTGTCAAGGGCAACTAGCAAACATAATTTAACATTAAATGGTAGTTGGATTGATTTTTCATATATTTTTTACACTACCCCATCTAAAAAATTTTAACCTTCTCTAGGTGTTAAATCATATTAACTCTATACTCCTTGATTTCGTCATTAATTATCAAATTCCTTTTTTATTTCCTTTCCAAATATATATTTGTAAGTAATATTATCCCATAATATATTCATAAATTTGATTTTATTATAAATTTATTGAGAATAAAAAAATCGCAGGCGACTGTGGTTAAGTTCCGTATTGTGCTTCGCACTCTTTTCATATGTGTAGATTTTTTTCACGCATCTGCCTTTTCGAACGCATGTGAGAAAAATCTGCACATAAGAAATGGCAGCTATGCACCTATAAAAAGAGTAGCTATGCTACAATACTGAACTATTCTGCATATAAGAACATTTTATCAGGCGAATATGATTTATTTTTTTATTCTTTTATAGTAACTCCCCTAGTAAAATAGACTACTATAAAAGTTATCCCTAGATTTAATTGCATTATAATTTCCTTAAGAATAAAAAAAGTCCCAAACCAAATTAAACTGTCCTTGACAAAGGGTACATTTTAAATATGTTTGAGATTTTTTATAATAAATTTATAAGAGTATTGTATAAAAAAATAAGAGGGTTTAAATATGAAATTCGCTCTCTATTTGATATTCTTTATTATTTCATAACAAAAGTTAATGGTTCACCTCGATAAATAAAATCTATTCTCATGTCATCTAGAAAAATGGTACAAGAACGATTTTTAATAGATTGTGGGAAATCATAATCTGCTTTTCCAATAGTAAATTTACTTTCTTTGTCTTCCCATTTCATCAAAATCTTATTATAAATTCCTTTCTCATACTCATAACCATCACCACTATCTTCATAAAATTCAAATTCGCAATCATCCCCAGGATAAATATGAATTTGAAATGATTTATCACTTACTTGCTCAGCATATTGTAGCCCTTCTTCCATTGGAATAATAGAACCTGCTCGTATAAATAATGGAATCTTATCTATTGGAGCGTCTGCTATTACATAGCTTCCACCACTTAATCGTTCTTCCGTCCAAAAATCATACCAGTCAGCTCCTTTTGGCAAATAACATTTTCTTATTTTAGATTCATTAATTGACTTACTATTTGGCTCATAATACATCGGATTTGTAACAGGACATACCAATATAGAATCTCCACACATAAATTCGTCACTAATTTCTTTTGCTATTTCATCATTACTAAAATCGAATAAAAGACTTCGAAGCATAGTATAATGATTTTGCGTTACTTTCCCAGCCAAAGAATAGAAATATGGAATTAAGCTATATCTTAAATTTATAAACTTTTCAATGGCATCGTAAAACATTTCTCCCTTTTCCCCAAAGTTCCATATTTCTCTTGGAGTATCTGTTCCGTGAGAGCGGAACATTGGTAAAAATGCACCATATTGAAACCATCTTACGTATAATTCACGATAAGCCAAATCATTTACACCATCATTATAATCTCCCTGCCAAAACCAAAGTGGGTTCGGGTTATTGTTGCAACCGCATCCTCTGTTTCTCCATTCACTTCCTACTGTAAAAAACGCTCCAATATCTAATGTCCAATAAGGTAAACCGCTCAAACATAAATTCAAACCTTCTGTAATTTGTTTTCTAAAAGTTCCCCAGGTTGCATTAGTATCACCTGACCACAAAACAACGCCATATTTTTGAGAGCCAATATAGCCAGATCTTGCCAAATTAAGAACTCTTTTATCAGGCGCTACCTTTCTTTGATTTTCAAAAATGCCTTTCTCGTGCATTAATGCAAATAAATTAGCTTTAGCTGGGTCTAAAAACTTTTTATGCTCATTTCCCACTAACATAAATCGTTCCCAAGGTTCTCTAATTTTTTCTCCATTCCAATCTGGTCCACTAAATGGTTCCGTTGAATCACACCACCAAGCATCAAAGCCTCCCTTGTATAACTCTTTTTCTGCTTGTTCCCAGTACATTTTTCTTGCATCTTCATTAAAAGCATCATATGTAGAATTGTCTCCTAATAAATATTCAGCTTGTAAAAATTCTTCATAATCCTCTCCACCTACATTCATATTGGGCCAAATAGAAACCATAGTATGAACATTTAAATCGTGAATTTCTTTATTTGCTTTACCTATATCAGGATATCTATTTTTATCTAATCGCTTATTCCCCCATAAACCTTCTCCCCAAGTATGCCAATCTTGTACAATACAATCTATTGGTACATTTCTTTTTCTATACTCTTTAACTACTTCAACTAATTCTTCTTGGTTTCTATATGTTTCTTTCGACTGAATATAACCAAACGCCCATTTTGGTAGCATGGCAGCTCGTCCTGTTATTTTTCTAAAACCACCTACAATATCATCGAGCTTTTCACCAAAAACAAAATAGTAATCTAATTGCTCTACTACATCTAAATAAACATATGCTCCTCTTGAATCATCATTAAAAGTCATCAATGATCCACAATCAAATAAAATACCATAATTTTTATTTGATACCAAACATGGGAATGGAGTTCTCATGTTGTGCTGATATAAGTATTGAGAGTTCCCTCTATAGTTATAAATTCCTTCTTCTCCTTGTCCTAATCCATGTATTGCTTCTTTTTCTTGCCACTCAAAGTATAATTTTGCTCGATATGCCATTCTATCAATATATGGTTTTAAATTTTCAACGAAGCTTCTTTCTCCATCAACAGTTTGTACTCTTTTAATAATGGCTTTTTCACCATTTGTAGAATATTTTTCAACCGGTATTGAAACAAGTTCTTTATCTCTTTCTTGCAGCAATATTTCATCATTCTTACCATTTTTCCATACAAATTGTCCTGTCTTCTTATTAATAGTTAAAGTAATTAATCCAGTTCTTAAAATAATATTATCTTGTGTCTCTTCAACAACAAATTTATTTAATTTCTCTATTTCATGGTTAATTCCAATAACTGATGAATTCTTTATATTTTTTTCTTTTGTATAAGTACATCGAATAATTTCTTTACCCACAGCAGATAACTGAATTATTCCATCTTCTAATTTCAAATTTACTATTCTGCCATCCTTACGATATCCTAAAATCTCCATTTAATCACCGCCCTCATTAACCTTTAACTGCTCCAGCTGTCATTCCTGAAACGATATATTTTTGACCTAATAAATAAACTACAATAACTGGCAAACTAGTTAGCATAATATCTGAACAAACTAAATTCCAATCTTTAAAATACATTCCAAAGAAATTATATACTGAAAGGGTCATTGGCCATTTTGAAGAACTACTTAAAAAGTATAATGGAGATACAAATTCATTCCATGTATTTAAAAAAGTAAGAACTACAACTGTTGCTAACGCTGGTTTTAATAGTGGAAATATAATATAGATAAATATCCTAATTGGAGAACATCCATCAATTACAGCTGCTTCATCTAATTCCACTGGAATTCTTGCCACAAATCCATGAAGGAGAAACACCGAAAACGGAAGCTGCATTGCAGTATATAGTAGCACTATTCCAAGCATTGAGTTCATTAAGTGTAACGCAGACATTACCTTCATTAAGGCTACATAATTTATAGGCATTGTAATTCCTAATATAATAAACATGTAAATGATGCGATTTAATTTTGTTTTATTTCTACATAATACATAGGAAGCTGCTGCTGCTAAGATGGCACATAAGATTACACTTCCTATAGAATAAACACAACTATTAATGAAAGATGTTGCAAGCTTTCCTCTTTCTATTACTGTAGAAAAATTTTCAACTGGTATTGGAAATGTAGGAAGTTTCAGATTCATATCAGAAGCTGCTTTGCTAGTTTTAAGAGCATTAAATAGGATTAATACTAATGGTATAAGAGATATAATCGTTATAACCCATGCAATTCCATTAGAAAATATATTTTGTAATGTTTTCTTTATTCTCATTATTCCATCACCTCATTTTTAGTCATCATTTTAATCATAAAGACTCCAATAAATACCATGATTACAAACATAACAGATGATAATGCAGTACCAATAGCATACTGACCCATACCAAATTTTTTAAATACTATTGTATACAATACTTCCGTTGTAGATTTTCCTGGGCCACCATTTGTTAATACGTAAATCATATCGAATACTTTCAATCCATAAATTACATTTAATACTGTAGTAGTAGCTAATGTTGGGAGTATTAACGGAAATGTAATAAATCGAAATTTTTGTAGTCCTGTTGCTCCATCAATATTAGCCGCTTCATAATATTCACTAGAGATAGATAAAATACCCGCTATAAAAATAGTCATAATGTATCCAATCCCTCTCCAAACATCAACTGCAACTACGGATCCAAAAGCAAATTGTGGTGAAGTAAGCCACTGTTTTGCTAATGTATCTAAACCAATGCCTCTAAGAAAAACGTTTAGAATTCCTATCTTAGGATCAAGAATTGATGTAAAAATCATACCAATAATTAATGTAGATAACACAGATGGCATAAACATAACCCCTCTGTGAAAATTCAAGAATTTTATAGATTTTGTTAGCAATACTGCCAATAATAATCCTATAGCATTTTTTAATATGGTTGTAATTATTGTAAACCACAAGGTATTACCTAAAATCTTCATATAATTCTCATTACCTGAAAATATTACTTTGAAATTATCAAATCCAACAAAATTTATTTTATCACTGTAAGCTGACCAGTCTGTAAAGGAATATGCAATGCCAATAATTCCCGGAATTACAAATAAGACTCCATAAATTATAAGTGCTCCCCATATAAAGTAACTCGGATATATTTTTTTCTTATTCATTTACACTTCTCCTTATTTTTATAGTACTGTAACCAGACAAGTATATCTGGTTACATAATTTAGAATTTTACTTCCAATCCTTATCTCCGGCAGCTTTTGCCTGATCTCCTCTATTTTTATCAATATTCTTTAGAAGTTCTTCTGGCCCCATCTCTCCAACTAACATTGCAGACATATCTTTGCCTATTTCCATCCATTGAGGATTTATATACTTGACTGCTGATTGTAATACAACAGCATTCTTAGGATATGATTTATAAAATTCTTTGACTGTATCAGTATATTTAACTGGAGCATTACTGTATGGAAGCTTATTAAATTTAGAAACGTTTTCAGTTAGATAAGTAAGACTTTCATCTGATGCAAGAAAATCTAAATACTCTTGTGCTTCTTTTGCATGTTTAGATTTTGAATATATAAGTCTTGATGGTCCTACTGGATTAATATTTAATATTTGATTATCTGCTAAAGGAATCACAAAATATCCAATATCATCTGCACTGAAACTAGAATCCGCTTTATTGACTTCTGCACCAAAACCTTGGTTAGCGATTGTCATTGCAAATTGTCCTGAAGCGATATTTTTTGGAGCATCAGCATATTTGTTAGACATATAATTATCTCCCCAATATCCTAGTTTCACCATTTCATTAACTTGTCCTAAAATAGTTTCAAATGTTTTATTTCCTTCTAATTTTGCAGTATTATTATTTAATTTATCTACTAATCCTGAATCTGCTGTATCCGCTGCTAAGGCTATTTCTGGGAACCATAATGTGTGATGCCATCCATCTGAAACGCTTTCATAAATAGGAGTAACACCAGATGCCTTTATTTTCTCACATATGTTTTTAAATTCTTGATAATTCTTAGGAATTTGTAAGTTTAACTGTTTGAAAATCTTTTTATTATAGCCAATTGCCCAAACAGATGATACATCTTGAATAGGTTCTCCATATAGTTTACCGTTTACAGTCAGCTCATCAGCAACTTCTTTATCTATATTTTTTGCCCAAGAGGCATTTGTTAAATCCAACGCATTTTTTTCTGCATTAACTTGTGTTTCTAAATCAAACCTTCCAGCATTCACAGCAAAAATATCAGTAGCTTCTCCAGAATTTAATTTTGTCATTAACAAGTTATTATATTGATCTGATGGAACAATTTGATAATCGATCTTAATTCCTGTTTTTTCAGTAAATTTTTTTGCTAAATTCAATTCAGCATCTTGAATCCAATCCTGACTTGCCATAAAAGAAATAGTAACATCATTATTTTTTGAACCTGATTCTGTAGTGCTAGTACTATTACCACAGCTTACTAATGACATAGTTAATCCGGCTAATGTCACAACTGACAATAACTTTTTAAAATGTTTCATAATAATTCCTCCCAATTTATATATTATTGACTATTTGTTGCTATGGTTATAT from the Clostridium beijerinckii genome contains:
- a CDS encoding DDE-type integrase/transposase/recombinase, with translation MINKFLLETVIYLIEIIKYLMTLLVGKNLLKSISDEPVKKEYRKLQVDDQPIFDVPEKLNYKLLIAEYEFKHGKEFAPVKPRKNKALAPKDVICPKCGAPHTYLYDNNGGRGQYLCKVCDTTFNPKNYYQKSIVLRCPHCSKTLERIKARKDFYVYKCKNDNCSFYQNNLKSMTKSEKQDFKKNPGKFKVRYIFRDFTFDFKPLSKESPVKSKVSLPNIMISSYTLGLILTYYVNYGLSSRKTAALLKDIHDIKISHQAILNYVNAVSIVVKPFIDNYDYKLSDSFCGDETYIKVNGKWNYIFFFFDAVKKIILSYRVSPHRDTETAVKAIDDVLSKLKEIPEDLNLITDGNPIYLLAQHFFASHSIKFDVTQVIGLTNKDEVSKEYRPLKQIIERLNRTFKGNYRATTGFGSPNGSVAFVTMFVAYFNFLRPHSALEGKTPVILEELESMSNMPTRWCKFIELSQDFVLNNCTITA
- a CDS encoding carbohydrate ABC transporter permease; translation: MRIKKTLQNIFSNGIAWVITIISLIPLVLILFNALKTSKAASDMNLKLPTFPIPVENFSTVIERGKLATSFINSCVYSIGSVILCAILAAAASYVLCRNKTKLNRIIYMFIILGITMPINYVALMKVMSALHLMNSMLGIVLLYTAMQLPFSVFLLHGFVARIPVELDEAAVIDGCSPIRIFIYIIFPLLKPALATVVVLTFLNTWNEFVSPLYFLSSSSKWPMTLSVYNFFGMYFKDWNLVCSDIMLTSLPVIVVYLLGQKYIVSGMTAGAVKG
- a CDS encoding carbohydrate ABC transporter permease, whose amino-acid sequence is MNKKKIYPSYFIWGALIIYGVLFVIPGIIGIAYSFTDWSAYSDKINFVGFDNFKVIFSGNENYMKILGNTLWFTIITTILKNAIGLLLAVLLTKSIKFLNFHRGVMFMPSVLSTLIIGMIFTSILDPKIGILNVFLRGIGLDTLAKQWLTSPQFAFGSVVAVDVWRGIGYIMTIFIAGILSISSEYYEAANIDGATGLQKFRFITFPLILPTLATTTVLNVIYGLKVFDMIYVLTNGGPGKSTTEVLYTIVFKKFGMGQYAIGTALSSVMFVIMVFIGVFMIKMMTKNEVME
- a CDS encoding TIM-barrel domain-containing protein, with amino-acid sequence MEILGYRKDGRIVNLKLEDGIIQLSAVGKEIIRCTYTKEKNIKNSSVIGINHEIEKLNKFVVEETQDNIILRTGLITLTINKKTGQFVWKNGKNDEILLQERDKELVSIPVEKYSTNGEKAIIKRVQTVDGERSFVENLKPYIDRMAYRAKLYFEWQEKEAIHGLGQGEEGIYNYRGNSQYLYQHNMRTPFPCLVSNKNYGILFDCGSLMTFNDDSRGAYVYLDVVEQLDYYFVFGEKLDDIVGGFRKITGRAAMLPKWAFGYIQSKETYRNQEELVEVVKEYRKRNVPIDCIVQDWHTWGEGLWGNKRLDKNRYPDIGKANKEIHDLNVHTMVSIWPNMNVGGEDYEEFLQAEYLLGDNSTYDAFNEDARKMYWEQAEKELYKGGFDAWWCDSTEPFSGPDWNGEKIREPWERFMLVGNEHKKFLDPAKANLFALMHEKGIFENQRKVAPDKRVLNLARSGYIGSQKYGVVLWSGDTNATWGTFRKQITEGLNLCLSGLPYWTLDIGAFFTVGSEWRNRGCGCNNNPNPLWFWQGDYNDGVNDLAYRELYVRWFQYGAFLPMFRSHGTDTPREIWNFGEKGEMFYDAIEKFINLRYSLIPYFYSLAGKVTQNHYTMLRSLLFDFSNDEIAKEISDEFMCGDSILVCPVTNPMYYEPNSKSINESKIRKCYLPKGADWYDFWTEERLSGGSYVIADAPIDKIPLFIRAGSIIPMEEGLQYAEQVSDKSFQIHIYPGDDCEFEFYEDSGDGYEYEKGIYNKILMKWEDKESKFTIGKADYDFPQSIKNRSCTIFLDDMRIDFIYRGEPLTFVMK
- a CDS encoding ABC transporter substrate-binding protein; the encoded protein is MKHFKKLLSVVTLAGLTMSLVSCGNSTSTTESGSKNNDVTISFMASQDWIQDAELNLAKKFTEKTGIKIDYQIVPSDQYNNLLMTKLNSGEATDIFAVNAGRFDLETQVNAEKNALDLTNASWAKNIDKEVADELTVNGKLYGEPIQDVSSVWAIGYNKKIFKQLNLQIPKNYQEFKNICEKIKASGVTPIYESVSDGWHHTLWFPEIALAADTADSGLVDKLNNNTAKLEGNKTFETILGQVNEMVKLGYWGDNYMSNKYADAPKNIASGQFAMTIANQGFGAEVNKADSSFSADDIGYFVIPLADNQILNINPVGPSRLIYSKSKHAKEAQEYLDFLASDESLTYLTENVSKFNKLPYSNAPVKYTDTVKEFYKSYPKNAVVLQSAVKYINPQWMEIGKDMSAMLVGEMGPEELLKNIDKNRGDQAKAAGDKDWK